In a genomic window of Pelecanus crispus isolate bPelCri1 chromosome 1, bPelCri1.pri, whole genome shotgun sequence:
- the GPR12 gene encoding G-protein coupled receptor 12, whose protein sequence is MNEDLKVNLSWLPQDHVEPSFTENASAAGSSLVPVVDPEPELLVNPWDIVLCTSGTLISCENAIVVLIIFHNPSLRAPMFLLIGSLALADLLAGIGLIINFIFAYLLQSEATKLVTIGLIVASFSASVGSLLAITVDRYLSLYYALTYNSERTVTFTYVMLILLWGASICIGLLPVMGWNCLRDESTCSVIRPLTKNNAAVLSVSFLLMFALMLQLYIQICKIVMRHAHQIALQHHFLATSHYVTTRKGVSTLAIILGTFAACWMPFTLYSLIADYTYPSIYTYATLLPATYNSIINPVIYAFRNQEIQKALWLICCGCIPSNLSQRARSPSDV, encoded by the coding sequence ATGAATGAAGATCTGAAGGTTAATTTGAGCTGGCTGCCTCAGGATCATGTAGAACCCAGCTTTACCGAGAATGCCTCAGCCGCAGGCTCCTCCCTGGTTCCTGTCGTAGACCCCGAGCCAGAGCTTTTGGTAAACCCCTGGGACATTGTCTTGTGTACTTCAGGGACCCTTATCTCCTGCGAGAATGCCATTGTGGTTCTTATCATTTTCCATAATCCCAGTCTTCGCGCCCCCATGTTCCTTCTGATAGGCAGCCTGGCGCTGGCAGATCTCTTAGCGGGCATTGGATTGATCAtcaatttcatttttgcatACCTTCTGCAATCAGAAGCTACGAAACTGGTTACGATTGGACTGATTGTTGCCTCTTTCTCAGCATCTGTCGGCAGCTTGCTGGCTATTACTGTTGATCGTTACCTCTCCCTGTATTACGCTTTGACTTACAATTCAGAGAGGACTGTCACTTTTACCTATGTCATGCTTATACTGCTCTGGGGAGCATCTATCTGTATTGGACTGCTGCCTGTAATGGGCTGGAACTGCCTCAGAGATGAATCCACCTGCAGTGTTATCAGACCGCTCactaaaaataatgcagctgtCCTGTCGGTCTCTTTCTTGCTTATGTTTGCCCTCATGCTGCAGCTCTACATTCAAATCTGTAAAATCGTGATGCGCCATGCCCATCAGATTGCCTTGCAACACCATTTCCTGGCCACTTCCCACTATGTGACCACCCGAAAAGGAGTGTCTACTTTGGCCATTATTTTGGGgacttttgctgcttgctggatGCCTTTTACGCTCTATTCTTTAATAGCAGATTACACCTATCCTTCTATATACACCTATGCCACCCTCCTGCCAGCTACCTACAATTCCATCATCAATCCTGTAATATATGCGTTTAGGAACCAGGAGATACAGAAAGCACTTTGGCTCATCTGTTGTGGCTGTATTCCTTCTAACCTGTCTCAGAGAGCAAGATCACCCAGTGATGTCTGA